The following are from one region of the Bacillus methanolicus MGA3 genome:
- a CDS encoding FeoB-associated Cys-rich membrane protein: MIGNIVIGSAIFGYAGWAFYRFVKKSKQGKCAACSLKKSCSVSCGSRD; encoded by the coding sequence ATGATTGGTAATATCGTCATTGGCAGTGCAATTTTTGGATATGCAGGATGGGCTTTTTATCGTTTTGTAAAAAAATCCAAGCAGGGGAAATGTGCAGCCTGCAGCTTGAAAAAGTCGTGCTCAGTGTCGTGTGGAAGCCGAGATTAA
- a CDS encoding helix-turn-helix transcriptional regulator, whose amino-acid sequence MTRDEVILKVSEKMRLIRTEAGYTQDKMAEIIGVSKKTLVQIEKGRAFAGWSTVVTVCALFRETETVKFLLGDEPLEVLETIAREGIDYRKEKTLGGKIWWREILRENGFILQQNIISQHFRILDEDHFRIYSSFEEGAAKERFYELVKEGL is encoded by the coding sequence GTGACAAGAGATGAAGTGATTCTAAAAGTGTCAGAAAAAATGCGCCTTATTCGGACAGAAGCCGGATATACCCAGGATAAAATGGCGGAAATTATTGGTGTTTCCAAGAAGACTCTTGTACAAATTGAAAAAGGCCGTGCATTCGCAGGGTGGTCCACAGTTGTAACCGTATGTGCACTTTTTCGCGAGACGGAAACAGTAAAATTTTTATTAGGAGATGAACCGCTTGAAGTGCTGGAAACCATTGCCCGTGAAGGGATTGACTATCGAAAAGAAAAAACTCTTGGAGGAAAAATATGGTGGAGGGAAATATTAAGAGAGAATGGCTTTATTTTGCAGCAAAATATTATTAGCCAGCACTTTCGTATATTAGATGAGGACCATTTCCGCATTTATAGTAGTTTCGAAGAGGGGGCGGCAAAGGAAAGATTTTATGAATTAGTAAAGGAAGGATTGTAA